A stretch of DNA from Juglans microcarpa x Juglans regia isolate MS1-56 chromosome 5D, Jm3101_v1.0, whole genome shotgun sequence:
GGCAAACTGCAAAGTCAGATAAAACGGCCGTAACAAAAAGTCAGAAACTTTAGTACTTATTCTATCATAATAGAAATGATAGAATTTGGATAGTAAATtcaatctcattattataatttttttaaatttttatataaaatataataaataatttaatttttttaaatactaaaataataataatattaaaaatttaatattataataatattttattcaattttaacttttatttaaaatcatctcatcttattctccCAACTATACAAAGTAAGCCCCATGAAGAATTTGGATCACTTTTCCTCCCACTCGTAAATTAATATGATTCACAACAGCTAGTATACCCTTCTTAAAAGAGCTTTTCAAGGAATAAATTCTTCGGGAAGAAGTCATGAACACCAACTTGGATAATTCTCGATGATTATAAAAGAAAGTTTGCAACAGTAAACTTGGAATCGTaccataaaatttatataagcaAATGAGACCTGACAGAAAGGGAAGAAACAGcttttaatatgttttaaattaattttgatatcaGTCAACTGTAAAAGTTGGATTAAAATAGTTCTAAACAAGAAATGAGACATCGAATCAGGATTTGAGAGGGGTGGTGCATGGGTATAAGGTGGGAGAGTAAGCACATTCTTGAAACAGATCTCGTACCAGAGCTAGAGAAATTCAAAAGTAGAGAAAATCGAGAAAATCCAAAGCTAGAATAAGCGGTTAGAGAAATCCAAAACTAGAAAAATTGGAGAAAATCCAAAGCTAGAACAAGTGGCTAGAGAAAATCCACACCAAACTGGCCGGAGAAATCGAAAACTAGACAAAATCCACACCAGACGGAAGACTTTGGTTGTGTTTTGCTGTTGTACCAAATTCAATTCACCTCAAACTTATAATTGatgaacttattattttttcaacttttcataaaaaaaattaaacttatcttaatctaaaaatactactattcactaatCCCATGTTTCTAATCATTGAAATCCTGCGGCTGGACTGATCTACCAACTCGAATCCATTGCCGAAACTGTAAAAAACAGATCAGAACTACAGAATATCGTCCCAAACTTGTACATGTGCAATTACTGAATATATATTGAGAATTGACCAGCACTAGTATTGACTTAtgcatcttcatcttcatattcaaatttgaataatatccttttaaattcatctatattggctcatgcatctctaaatttttgcaTAGCTATGAATTTGAAGAACCGCTATTCACtcttcaaacattattttactatttttatctCTCCTATCCATTAAAATTAACtttgtagaatttatattaagatgattttgatacataaaatttgtattaagttgataaaataaagtggatgctaattgcaaaatatatataaaaaagaattttaggaaaaaaatgattcaataatacataatccaatgtggaagtttttcttgatatacaaaatcaatatttaaaagatGTAATTTTGAATAAGCATATAGAGaaaccaatgctagtgctcaTTGCCAAATATCTGTGACCTGATTGGCATAACCCCAGCCTCCAAAATGAAGGTCTTGAGTTCGAAACCCCTCctccaactaaaaaaaaaatgctagtgCTCATTAACACATCCACTAActatacatataaaataaaataaataaaaaaatgtagtgtGCATCGTCTATAATATTCATTAATAGTCAagatatcatgtcatatcatccgttttatttatctatttattttaacgGTTGAATATGAATGTTAATGCTATTTATGATCAATTATTGGTAGTTAAATGGTGTAAGATCATGCCAATTTTTAATGGTTTGATCATGAGATGTAAGCTGGTATAAAATTTCTATGAAGAATTGTATTAGTTGGAGGCTAAAAGTGTATTTTCCCCTTAACGCGCTAGTCTTTAAGGTTCTTAGTTTGAAGTAGGGTTGAGCAAAATTTGGTAAATCCAATTTTGAATCCGACTCCACTCCGATTTTGACAAAATAGAGTTggagtcaaattttttttttttttaatttttcagttggATGTGTCACTGAACCGACTTCGACTCTAACTTTATCCtctgatattgtacatatgttataaaaatatatttatctatatatttatcatatatactaatatagttatgtaattatataactagaacttatatagttaaattcaataatatactagtatgagctaattattataaaataatatacttgtactataatataaatatactaatgatagtttagtatatgtaaatatcatagtattactagcatacataatcaagtatagaaataagttagacactagtatttaaataagtctagtataataataatacatatactaatttactaaagtgtaataatatgtaattagacactataaagtctagtatataattaagttagaaataagttagatattagtataataacatgtaattagacactctAGTATAAgttttgtatagaaataaattagacatgcactaatatagaaataactaataagtctaagtataataagttaattacACATGgtattaatttactaaagtataataacatgtaattaaacactagaaataagttataaataagttagatattagtataatataataacatgtaatactatagtataataacatataattagatacaaaataatatgtaatactataatatgacaacatgtaattagacattatagtataagcctagtataaaaataagttagatattagtataaaagtaaattaattagcagtgaattatttagttttaattttaattttcttagaaaatttgaaatttgaaagcccattctttattttttgtgaactaaatatgaagttaaaaaaatcaaaaactgAAAGCCCAAATCCGACTCCGTTCTGACAAGTCAAAGTTGGAGTCAGATTTGAGCCTACACAAATTGGAGTTGGAGTTCGACAAATTAAGTTGGATTCGGAGTCAATCCAATTCTGATTAAGTCAATGCTCACCCTAGATTGAAGTTGTCagttaattaatcatatttatGAGCTTTCTTCGTGTTCTATATATCGTGTCCCGGCCTGCACTAGCATTTTTGTACAAGTACCATGCATGTTCCATAATTGAAAGCTTCCTGTTTGTTATTCCACcaaaatatatagtattacaaAATGTCCAGAGAGATGGTATAAACATATATCCAATTACAAAACTAGCCTCAGAAGGATTCAATTAATTGTGAATGTTTCCATTGAGATTATTATAAGGCGATCATGATAATATCGTACGTTGTTCATGATAAactgtatgtatatataaaagtagCTGTGAGATGAATATGGTATGAAGGTACTTCAATTCCTCTCCCTGTCAAAAACCAAGTCGAAATAAACTTTGACATGATTATTTGTCTTAAAAACGTAAACGGGTTTGTGAAATAATTGcgacattgttttttttttttttttcccctgaaaAAGCCTTTGGACTGAACTTGGTTTTAGACTCAGCAAGGACGATCCATGTTGCAGGAAGATGCATGCCTACTGAGAAACACCTCTACCGTCATTGGTACCAGTATTAAAAGAAGACCAAAACGAGTAGTACTGCTCATTCTTGTTTGCAAAGTTGTGATCAAGGCATCCATCCAAATACCCAATGATCCGTTGCTTTGGTGTGCTTAACGACCTTTGTTTTGCCTTGGCAGATTCTGTTGCACTCATGTAAGTTCGAAAAATGGGAGAATTTGGCATCAAACTGTCATTACCAGTTGAGTTCTGTTTCGCATGACAGAAAGATCTCCTTGGGAATGACCACTGTGAATCCAGTCCTAGAGAAACTTGCTTCCGTTCATTTCTgggtttaatttgtttttgccCATTCCTGTCACCCACTCCTTCCATATTACATGCCTGCTCTTTGTCTAACAGTTGTTCTAGCCGGCAGCTCCTCTTTCCGAATTTCTTGTTGTCCACTGATTCCTCCAGCATTTGAGCATTTCTCCTCTCCTAAGAAACATATAATTGTCATAAAAACTAGATACGAGAGAAGAGACCAGAACCTTGTTTTGTTATCTTTTTAGTTGTCAGTAAAACAGGAAACTAGGAACCAAGCAACATTTGGTAACGACATGGTAGTAAATTTACATATAGGATTCGGATTTCTATGACTCGGTTCTAGTCATCAGCCACCAAAGCATAAGAGGAAATATCATAGCAGATAAAATTACCCCctgtgaaaatgaatatttcttCATGCGCTCTCTTTTGGTAATGGCCTCTTGCTTTCTTAACCATATAGCATCCATGTCTTCCTTCAAAACCATGCTCCGGTCCCAACTTCTCTGACTGCTGCATTCAAGCTGCCCATAACCAAATCTTCAGTAAACCAGATCAGCAACATCAATAAACATCATCAGCACAAATTTGATTTGCAGTATCATCAAATAACCGATTTATTCGGGTGAAACTTCATTGTGAAGAAGTCCATAGGCATTAGGTCTTCACCATGCAAACTGATTGGAGGTCTATTTCGAAATAATTCCCCTATACAAATGGTACCCTCTTCTCCTCCTATGGGTTAAGAAGTTATCTCTGAAGTTTGAAAGACAAACATCTACTAACACTTGCATGCAACTTATATACATAccaagaaaaacagagaaatattGATTGGGATCCCCTTAGTTGTAgtacatttttcctttttagggAAGTTCTTTCATTAACAATGACATAAAAGGGTCTCTATGATTCTTCTTGGGTTATCAGAACTCATTCTTACTAAAAGTTTCTTTTGAAAGCACCTTAAAAGGCattaatcttttatttgaaTCATCTCATTACCTTTGTGTCCTCTTCTCCAAACTCATCTTTTGCCCTGTCAAATTGTTTCTTATAACAATCTCTGCGGCTTGCATCTGCAGAAGGGATGCTCTTTTCCTGTACCTCTGCCTGTCTTTTTGCACTGGGTGGCGAACACTTCAATGTGACTGTTTGGCATCTCACAGCTCGTCCACGAGCTATGGCTTGAAGTCTCACCAGTCCCTTCAATGCTCTCAATGCTTTCCTTGCCTGTTTCACTCCCATTTGAAATTCAAGTCAGGCATGAAAGCGCTTAGTTCAATATAACCAATAAAAGATAACAATCGTTCTCATAATCCTGCATCTTTTTCTCCaaatctcacaaaaaaaaaaagggaagcaAAGAGCATGTACATGTCCGTCTTCTCCAATGAGTGGTCCATTGTGTTATTGCTGTGTTTGAATAGTGCATGGCAGGCGGACTAATTGTGACTCTAAAACCACTCGGTCTGGATGGTTTGAGTATTCAAATTGGCATTGCGCTTGAATTCGCAATGTAAGACTCAGTATTTTAAGAAGCATTTGAACGCGTTGGAGTATTTGGAGATCTTTACAGTTGAATGACTTCCAATTCTCACTAGAGTTTACCAACTTATTTAGCATATCagttgaagaaatttttgaaaaaataaacatgattaatttgaaggtaaaagaaatttacttttttagaAGCTAGAGCAACAACAATATCATCCAAGTTCCAATGGAATGCAGAAGATGCCACAAGTCTATATCCCAATAAATTGGAGACAAAAGTTGGTAATGGAGAAAGATGGAgcaaagatttgaaaaagctCACAAGATGTGCCCGGTAAGCACTTTGAATCTTAATGGCAGCCAAATTTCTATCTTGCTTCATGAAGCGCTGGCAAGATTGAGAAGCGCCTGCGAGCCGGACAACCTCGGCTGCTGCATGAGCAGCAGCCACTGCAACCTCTGCTGCAGCTGCTGTTGCTATGGCAACAGTCAAAGCATGCTTTCTCTGCTCTTCTGTTGCTTCGCTCAGTGTTCTCCGTGGTGCTAAGAGTGCAGGGTACTGCTTATGTTTAACCTTTCCAAAAAACCATCTCCACCTCTTCGATTTCTGAAAAGTGCAAGGAATACGAAGATAACAAAAAAGCTTACTGGAAATCATCTTTCTAATTATTGAAAGTAGAAGAGTGTAAATCAACCTTTTCAAGTTTTGTTCTTGACTCAGAAGTTAGGAGCCTGGTTACCCAACCAAACCAGCACTTGGTCTTGGCCATTGAAGATTCATAAGATCGTATTGATCAAAGTATGTACTCTTCAACTGACCCTTCATTTGagacagataaaaaaaaaaaaaaaaaaaaaaaaaaaaaaaaaaaaaaaaacataaacaaccGTATTACATTTACTCCATAGAAGTTTTTCTCAGCGGAAAACAAAACCAGCTGATAATTAATTCTGTTCATCACACTATTTCAGTTTTCCAAGCCCATTCGATTAATGTTAATACCAGTAATGTTTGGCCTGACCAAatttggaagtgccaaaattgaaaatgttaATACCAGTAATGTTTCTGTGTGAGGCTCACAGTTGATAATTATGCATGATAAAACGATTACTAACTGGTATCCTTAAAAGCACATATATTACTCAATCTAACCAAGGAAAAGAATCACCAAGGTCAGTGTTTCATCAAACAAAGGGAGTACAACAATAATAGGAAACATATCAAGTACAATAACTTGATTTCAGAGCAGCCCAGAGACTCTTTACCTTTTACACTATCAAGTATCAGCCACAGAAGAGCACCATTGACTTTACCTAAAAGAAGAACATAAATTAAACgaagaaagaaaatgtcaaAGCATCTAAATTCAGAATTGACCCACTTCACGGTCTTGATAGTACATAAATCCTACTGACATTGTTATCGAAGATAACCACAAATGGGTGTTTTCCTATAGCCTGTGCTTGGTCTTGTTTTCTAGACCAAATGATATATGCTCAGGAAGTGAGAATGGAAGCAAGAGCAGTGCAGGGAAAAGCATACCCAGTACTCTTTGGAGTGAGGTGTGAAAAGGCCTATGCAGATACTTTGTGAATTGTGATGACTGCTGCATGGTGGCTTAAGAGCAAATTCTGCGAACCTCATGAGGGTCCCCtctgcctccctctctcttttcaacCGTCGATTTCATAACCTGCCCCTGACCAGTTCAAACGTCCGTTTATGTCAAATTACTGGATTGGCCTCGTTAGTTTCTTCCccaccaaccaaccaaccaaagaagaaaaggaggaaaaaaagaaccaaaaatgAAATAAGACCTCAACACATGTTTGACGATAGGTAAGGTGGTGGGGTCAGGTTGGGGTTCACTCCCATCTTGTTGAGCCacatcaaaagaagaagaagaaaaaaaaaaaggggaacaCTGTTTGTATGATGTTGTGAGCATATTAGGAATTTGGTATGAGTTCTCCGTTCTTATGCGGTGGTTTTGCGATGTTGCACTAGAAAGTAATGTTTTTTGGATCACATATTAAAAGCTCAAACAGCTCTTAAAATCAGTCAAAATCCGTTATGCTTACCAAATTTTTAGGTAGATTAGGTTAAAGACATGATAAAAATAATGGGACAATCACTTATATCCAAAGTCATTGGTCCCCTTCTTTTCGATCATTAACCATGTGAACAGTTCTGGACTTGTCCAAGATAATGGAACTTTAGCTTTCCATTGTGGCCCAGCTTAGAGGGCAAAATGGCTTTTGAGCTGCTTGATGTCCCGACACAGAGCTATTAATGTAGAGAAATTTAACTTGAAACTTAAGGAACTTGGGGTTAGGAACTTGACTAACAAAATTGGGCTACAATGAGTTGTCCTTTGGGAAGAGAATAAAGTGCCTTTTGAGTTGTTAATTGCCCATGCAGAAGagttcttcctctttctctctttctctctttcttttggtAGAAAGCGTTTTTCTATCAAGTGGCAATAATGGTAGGCTATCAATGGGGCAACGTTTCAAGCCCTCCATTCTCATGAGTAGACTGCAAAATTCTCTCCCTTTACGATAGAGGAAAAGGGATACTTTAGTAAGCAAAATAACTACTGATGTCAAGAAAATTGTTCAAATTTTGCTCAAGCTATGTAAATGGTCGTTATTCTGTTAATAGTGACCGGATCGATCAATTTGGCAAGGCTAGGAGAAATGGAAAAGCAATTCTACTCCATTGGATTCATTCATGAGTTATagattatgtaaatatgaaatGGTTTGTACCTTGCAGTATAGGATGCTACAAAGAAGCTTTTTGTGAAAGAAATTGGGGATGGTGGGCAACTTATTTTCATTACTCAGATATTTTTAACAAGATGACTGTCTGAGCATGCacaatataaaaatcaaattgcATATGCTTTGGTTTGATTATGTAAAAACAGAATACCAACTTGTCATAACAAAGAGGCTCTTATGGATTATCAAAAGGGAAAAGAAGCATTTCATAGTAATATAGCCTCACTGTCATTATGATTGCATGCACACCCTCGTTTGCTAAAATTAATGCATAGCTTCACCTCATTTAGATATTCATTAGAAAATTTGGAGTATTATTATTAGGATGCTTACTTCTAGAATGCTCATTTAGtattctttcatatttttttcttttattaatcttATCTCTAAGTATGGAGAACGGCGGAGCCATGATACTATAGGCCATGGTCGGTGCATGAAGTCTTTAAGATGATGAAGTTTACACTGAAAGAAAGACACCTATTACAGAGAGAAACAATACCATGGAGATGCACTTCAGAGAGCTACTGGATAGGGATTAGAGACTTGCTATAACTTTgcacttaaaatatattaccttctaattttaattgtatagtaatttaataaaaagattattttttcacttaatgATTTAAACTTTAACCtaataacaatatttaatttttatttcgtAATGACAGAAATGAAGGGTTATAATGTGGctttaaaagattaatttttaactaGACATACAATTGAATAGTTGAAAATGTCACATCACACTAAAAGGCAAAtactcacacacacatatacaaaCTGGCTTATCTTCCTTTCTATATTTGTACACAAGGTAATATAGGACTTTAAGGAGTTTGTATAATCTTCCTTTCTATATTTGTACACAAGGAAATATAGCACTTTAAGGACTTAAGATGACTCTACTGTGTACTACATTGTCCTCCATCCTTATCCAAGATTTAACCGAGAAGGGCTTCTGGGTGATTTCTAGAATTCTAGCTCCTCTAGCCCAGTCTCCATAGCCACCATAACCAGTATGTCTTGCAAAGCACAGCCAGAGTTTCTCATTGGGGCAACACCAGTCCAATCCATGGTTGTGTCCAACAAATATTGCCTGCCACAATGAAAAGGGAAACAGGGAAACAACTCAGCATGAACCCGTTTATGTCCATCAGTCCAAAGCCACATATCAGGATTTCATTGTTGCAGAGCtcaaaaatgattatggtaccATCTACGCATAAACAGCATTTACCTTGACAGAAGGCCTTTTAGTAAGAAGTTTCATGATACCCAATTCAGCTTCTTGAGCAGCAACACTTTCCTTGTTAATTAAGCCCACGCAAGGCTGGTGTATTCCAAACCGTGGAGCAACCTTCTTGTATGCTTGACTTGGTATGTGCCAGAATATTAGCTCAGGCACCCTGTCAGATATAATCAGAATTCGATGGACAAGAAATGGAGCAAACATATcaaaaaaatcagaatataTTCTATCTAATCCGTTAACCTCGGCATAGTCAATTACAACTGTTCGccacaataaattattttttctttttcattctctctTAAAGCAAAATCATCTCCACCAAGGTTCCTAGTCTTCTAtgctttgtttcctttttctttggaaCCATTTAACACGATgaagtataatttatatatttaaatcttttttccaaaatattgtGTTCTGCAGTAATAAGGTTCACTGAAAGCAAGTTCAAAAGAGAGTCGTGTTTTATTCTTCCACGTACCTTGAGTCAGGGTTGATCTCTTCAGATTTATGCCGGAACCAATCTGCTTGGGCACTTGATATAACTTCTGGGTAGGACCCACCACCAGAATCTAAAAAGTACAGGTATACCACTGGTGACTTTGGACCGTCTGATGATGAGACTTGGAGAACATAGTTTGATACACTAGGCCAAAGTTCTTTAGGaccatttttggaaaaagataGTGCATGACGGTCAATCTCGTGTTTCATCAACTCCAGACGATGTGTGCCACTGAAGCTACATGCTTCTGCTCCTGCCAAATATTATGGCCACATTAGAGACAAGATAAGATCAAATTCTTTTAATTCCCTCCCCCATGAGATAATATCGACATAGCTGCATATTAACATGATATcactttttatattaattactcTAGACTAGAAAAGCTACAGTGTTCTGCAGCTATGATCATGGATTATATAAAACAACTTAAAAAGAGGAATGTATATCCAACTTAAAGGGGGGTTAATGACAGTTCATTTGCTTCTATACTTCCCATATTCTTTATAATTGTCTGCATGAATAGGCCAGCACCGAGAGGCAGATGTCTGAAACAATGAAAACAAACCATAATTCTAGGAAACACAGACAACCCAAGGCTCCATTCCAGTTACTAGTGCTGACTGGTTGCCAATCTCATTTACTCAATATTTCAAACTTCATGCTAACCTGAATGTGTTGAGTTCGCTTCTGGGCAAATAAGTTGAGGAATTCCAGGGGCTGAAAACCATTCCATTGGCCATTCAAACAGTGCATCGTCATGGTTTCCAAATACACTGGCCCATGGAATACCCCTGGATTTTGTTGGAGAGATTGCCTGATCCCAATACAAGCTGGCATTTGcaattagtatattatttgcCGTAATGACATCTCCAAGGTATATAACAAAATCTGCCCTACAATCAATTTTCATTAGAATTTTAAActgaccaaaagaaaaaaataaacaaacgtACAAACAAAATGAAGGAATCGAAATATTAATAACACGAACAGAATGAACTTGAGATCTACCACAGGTGATAGTCATCATGTGATAAACTGTTGGCAGCATGCTAGAATAGTGTTAGATGGAAGATTAAGACAGTGTATTAAGATTCCTTCATGCAGCatttagaggaaaaaaaaaaaaaacacatttactGAAAAGGTCAATAACTAATTCATAGAGTTCTCATGCCTTTGGATGATTCTTATTTTTCCTGCAAAATTCAAGAATCTATTCCAAAGGCATGTTGTAAGAAATGGgaaatgaaaatcatttatgtCTAAGTGGCACCAGCATGCCTTGATACCTTTTCTGCTCCTGCGGACTAACGAAGAGGGACAAGGTAAGTGAGCCGACTTAGACGGAACAAGATGCTCCTTTGACACTAACAACATGTTGAAGAGCTAACCCATACTAATTTGTGGGTGCAGAAATAAGGAGGTCTaacaaaacatattgaaatcCTTCCAAAGGGAACTAAAAAGGGTGCTCCTCTTAAGAGATAATCATCTTTATAGAATGTCCTGGTTGCAAGAGTAGATCAATCCCAGATAAACAAACAGGGAGACCAGTGCATTCCAAGGTGAAGAGTAGTGATTTAAGAGTGTGATCATATAAAATTCTTTCTGGTCcctcaaaagtttaaaaaataactaccAAGAAATCTACagtaacatatttttttataaaattaaaaatccatATACTTAGACTTATCCTAAAATCCAAATTTTAGCCCCAAATCTTTtacaaatttgaatttttcttaaaacatctAAAACTTTGAcctcaaaaagtttttaaaactcaaaaatgaaaaagatttttatcaagcaaaaaaaactcataacatataacatttttctattcactCTTCAGACCATTTAAAGTCCTTTCTTGTTCTCCTTTTCTCTTCTACACgacttttattcattttctcttgagctcccaaaaaagaaatttcgttttttttttttcctctcctctccatTCACAACTTAGAAATGAAATGTTGAATATACTAATTCTGAAAGGAAcaattttgatcaataaaatcttgtttaccgatcaaaaattttttttgaaaggaaacaATATAACCATTTTAACTCCCTTATCCGGTAGAGAAACgatatttacaatcgtaaaTTATGCAACcgccgcgtaatcgttttgaaaaaagtgaataaaacattagacctacatgaaaaaaataactttttaatagtagacctcactatttttcaaaatgattatacagtGTTTACGCAGTCtacgattatatatagaattactcgaCAACCTCCCCCCTTACATTGACTGCTTTTGTGACTGATCAAAAGTAAATTctagaaaataaattgataaaatacttGAGGAATTCTATcggctactattcactctcacactccaTATCTACAactttttcataggatgtgggGATGTTTTTTCTAAGATATGGGGTGtgaagtagtgaatagtaattagtgaatagtagttaatgagaagaatttttcaatacAAATCGCATTGTAATTattaatagaaaacaaaaaattgactGAAGGGGCAATCAAATGGCacattgttaaaaataaaaaaaaaatgtgaattatTATCTTGAAAATATGTGACTCTTGTCATGAGAGGTAATagaaattatgttaaaattacCTGGATTTTCATCGTCCAGAACAGTATTCATGACCTTTACAGAGTTGACGTCCTGGCGAGGCCCCCAGTCCGTCCAGGCGTTCTCCCCAAAATGCAGGTCAGAAAAGATAGCGATTTTGAAGGGTGCCCCCGCCCGCATTTGGAGGTGCTTGTACTTATTCGGCCTGGTCGGTAGGGCAAGCACTTCTTGGTGTTCGAATCCGACGGCCAGGATGAAGTGGAAGCAGAGAGAGAAGCAGGCGAAGAAGAAGATCGTGAGCTTGTCTGGGGTTGGGAAGCTGATCTCCATAGTCGGAGAGCAGAGAAAAGAGCAGGAATGGGTTGTTGCTGTCGACCAGATGACGGTTGCGGTAGGTATTGTTGTGGGTGGGAAGAACGCTGAAATGACACGTGAGGATTTGGGTAtattctttggttttttttttgggtatcaATTAGGATGCGGTTGCAATTACGGTCAATGATTCGTGTTTTCATACGCTCGTCTTGCGTGCCTTCTACGAATCAATCTTAATAATTTGTTCATTGataataattttcaactttatatGTCTCGTGTCAATTCGAATTCAACTCGTCAATCAACATGTCtcttaatttcaattcattagTGTAGGCCCTCaattgttttcaaaaattagatgacattaaatttaaaaaattaaataaaatattattaaaatatttttttaatatttttttatttaaaattttaaaaaaatagaattatttattttattttataaaaatttaaaaaatttataatgattaaatttaaaattttaattttaaaagcaAACCTCAATGTCGTGGGCTTGATATTGATGATGTCATAAGATTGTCGGCCTTATTACAAAGTCCTCGAAGGATTGAAACCAGACTTTCTTTCTCCTAAACTAggaataataaaagagaaacactactttatcttcttttttgtaCCACTCTAATTGATTgcttggtaaatttttttttttttttttacttagtaattaaaaaagtaatcttaagtgtattgatatattttttttattttttaaaaatatttaaatgtattaaaaaataaaaaaaaattatattgaatggTACGCCTGCGataagagtggggcggcataATAGCCCCACTCATAATAAAAGAAGCTCA
This window harbors:
- the LOC121265110 gene encoding probable inactive purple acid phosphatase 16 isoform X1 — its product is MEISFPTPDKLTIFFFACFSLCFHFILAVGFEHQEVLALPTRPNKYKHLQMRAGAPFKIAIFSDLHFGENAWTDWGPRQDVNSVKVMNTVLDDENPDFVIYLGDVITANNILIANASLYWDQAISPTKSRGIPWASVFGNHDDALFEWPMEWFSAPGIPQLICPEANSTHSGAEACSFSGTHRLELMKHEIDRHALSFSKNGPKELWPSVSNYVLQVSSSDGPKSPVVYLYFLDSGGGSYPEVISSAQADWFRHKSEEINPDSRVPELIFWHIPSQAYKKVAPRFGIHQPCVGLINKESVAAQEAELGIMKLLTKRPSVKAIFVGHNHGLDWCCPNEKLWLCFARHTGYGGYGDWARGARILEITQKPFSVKSWIRMEDNVVHSRVILSP
- the LOC121265109 gene encoding uncharacterized protein LOC121265109, encoding MAKTKCWFGWVTRLLTSESRTKLEKKSKRWRWFFGKVKHKQYPALLAPRRTLSEATEEQRKHALTVAIATAAAAEVAVAAAHAAAEVVRLAGASQSCQRFMKQDRNLAAIKIQSAYRAHLARKALRALKGLVRLQAIARGRAVRCQTVTLKCSPPSAKRQAEVQEKSIPSADASRRDCYKKQFDRAKDEFGEEDTKLECSSQRSWDRSMVLKEDMDAIWLRKQEAITKRERMKKYSFSQGERRNAQMLEESVDNKKFGKRSCRLEQLLDKEQACNMEGVGDRNGQKQIKPRNERKQVSLGLDSQWSFPRRSFCHAKQNSTGNDSLMPNSPIFRTYMSATESAKAKQRSLSTPKQRIIGYLDGCLDHNFANKNEQYYSFWSSFNTGTNDGRGVSQ
- the LOC121265110 gene encoding probable inactive purple acid phosphatase 16 isoform X2, yielding MVRFPSPLKMMFSIARFSLYFQIVFLSLQGFDDHRVLTLPKTSENSSLQMRPGAPFKIALFADLHFGEAESTDWGPGQDVNSTRVMNTVLDDETPDFVIYLGDVITANNILIANASLYWDQAISPTKSRGIPWASVFGNHDDALFEWPMEWFSAPGIPQLICPEANSTHSGAEACSFSGTHRLELMKHEIDRHALSFSKNGPKELWPSVSNYVLQVSSSDGPKSPVVYLYFLDSGGGSYPEVISSAQADWFRHKSEEINPDSRVPELIFWHIPSQAYKKVAPRFGIHQPCVGLINKESVAAQEAELGIMKLLTKRPSVKAIFVGHNHGLDWCCPNEKLWLCFARHTGYGGYGDWARGARILEITQKPFSVKSWIRMEDNVVHSRVILSP